Proteins from one Actinomycetota bacterium genomic window:
- a CDS encoding helix-turn-helix domain-containing protein yields MRRKWTYGRSRKPGRPPIDPEIVDLILRLARENPRWGCVRIQGELRRLGIRVGATTIRRVLRRAGWVLLPGERVPPGRSSCGRRPRGSSRATSSASSRSGSDRSTSWCSSSCTPDACSSPPRRPTRIRPGSASRPGTCPWTSTVAHRLFDS; encoded by the coding sequence GTGCGGAGGAAGTGGACCTACGGACGGAGCCGCAAGCCAGGGCGACCTCCGATCGATCCCGAGATCGTTGATCTGATCCTGCGTCTCGCCCGAGAGAACCCGCGCTGGGGATGCGTCCGCATCCAGGGCGAGCTTCGCAGGCTCGGGATCCGGGTTGGGGCCACGACGATCAGGAGGGTGCTTCGACGCGCCGGCTGGGTCCTGCTCCCAGGCGAACGGGTCCCACCTGGTCGGAGTTCCTGCGGGCGCAGGCCAAGGGGATCATCGCGTGCGACTTCTTCTGCGTCGAGTCGGTCTGGCTCCGACCGCTCTACGTCCTGGTGTTCATCGAGCTGCACACCCGACGCGTGTTCGTCACCGCCTCGACGGCCCACCCGGATTCGGCCTGGGTCAGCCAGCAGGCCAGGAACCTGTCCATGGACCTCGACGGTCGCCCACCGCCTGTTCGATTCCTGA